The genomic stretch TGTGTCCTCGCCTTTCAGGAGCCCTGGACAAGGGATCAAGTGCTTGAACAGCGCCAGGTGCATCATTGGCGCTCAACGAGgctggggtctcctttctgcttcCAGGGCAGCCGCTTCCCTCCTCGAAGCCCCAGAGCCATTTTCTGGGGATGCTCGCGGTGCCCGGCTTCACCTGCAGCCTCCTCTTTAATCTCTGAGGCAGAAGCCCAACTTCTGGCTCAATTTATAaatgggagggagtgagggaatgTTACCTGGTGACCTTCCCAGGGCTTCAGAGAAACCAGAATTAGAACTCAGGTTTAGTTTGgtttctctgcctctatctctctgtttctctccatcttcGAATCTCAgttccctcccacctttccccacaGCTTGGATTTTGCCATCAACAAACTCAAGACTGGGGGTTCACTTCCCGGCTCCTACGTTCTCCGCCGCAGTCCCCAGGATTTCGACAGCTACCTCCTAACTGTCTGTGTCCCGGTCAGTCTACCATAGGGGCCAGGAGggcaaggagggcttcctggaggagatgataTTTGAGCATTACTTCCTGAAGAAGGGGAGGGAAAAGGCATTCCCAGTGGAGGGAACAGCATAGGCAAAGGCTTGGAGATTTGAGGGGGAGGGTGCCGCCCACTCCCACTCAGGGACCACTCCTCTTTGCAGACCCCCCTGGGCCCTGATTACAAGGGCTGCCTCATCCGGTGCGACCCCACAGGAACCTTCTCCCTGGCTGGCCTTGGCCGTCCGCACAGCAGTCTTCGAGAGCTCCTGGCAGCCTATTGGGATGGTGGGTTGCACGTGGATGGGGTTGAGCTGAACCTCACCTTCTGCTGCAGCCCCAGACCCAAAGGTGAGCCTGCCTTCTCCCCTGAGCTGAGTGATCAATCTGGGTCCCTGCCTTTCTGTGTCTGTTCCAGCTCTTGTATGGCAAGTGGCAGAGACTGCAGGTCAAGGTAGTTTAGGAGGGAAAAAACGGTGATTCGGGACTCGTGGGATAGAGGCTGCTTTCAGGCATGGTTAGATCCCAGCACAGCTGGATCTGAGTGATGTCACTAGCACTTAGCCTCTGTCCAtctcctgcctcttcctgtgGGTGAATTTTGCTCTCAGACAAACCCCTTCGATGGGACAACTTTGAGGTGTGAGTTCTCCAGAGCCTCCCAGAATCCCTAGCAGGACTGATGAGTTCTCCAGAGTCTCCCAGAATCCCTAGCAGGACTGAGATGAGGCTGCCCACAGCATCACCTGCTCATTAGCACCCCCTGCAGggttccttccctctctgtctcactctccCGCCCCTCACTGGGACTTCCTGGAGTCTCCTTTCAAATAAACCATGTGCCCTGGAGTCCTCCTCTTAGTATTGGCTTCTGAAGAAGACCCCACACTGAGACAGGGAGTGAGCAAACCTTTGAGGACCTTTCACCTCTGACCTCTGGTTTTCTTCTTCCATCCACTCCCGATAGAAAAGTCCAATCTGATTGTGGTCCGGAGAGATTGCAACCCACCCACATCATCCCCTGTTCAGCCCCAATCCCAATGCCAGCTGAGTCAGATGACATTTCACAAGATCCCTGCTGACAGCCTGGAGTGGGTAAGGGGCCCCAGGAAATGGGGGGGATACCTCAGTTGAGATCCATAGAGACCAGGTCTACATCCATCTCttctgtgtggcctcaggcatgTGATGTAACCTCCCTATGCctctgtttcatcatctgtaaaatgagtccATTACCTGTGCCTTGCTTGGACCAGGGCTAGGGGATTGGCTCCATGGGAGCCCCCTACTGGCCTCTCATGTCGCCCCCTCACTCTCCAGCATGAGAACCTGGGTCACGGGTCCTTTACCAAGATTTACCGGGGCTGTCGCCATGAGGTTGTGGATGGGGAGGCCCGAGAGACAGAGGTGCTGCTCAAAGTGATGGATGCCAAGCACAAGAACTGCATGGAGGTGAGCAGGGTGGGACCAGGCCTCCTGGATCAGAGCCTGGGTGGAGAGAGGGTCATGGATTCAGAGAAATTTGAAACACACAgggtcttaaaacaacagaaatgtagcCACAGCATCTCCATGAAATATAGAAGGGTCGGGGAAGTTAGATGCAAACAGAAAGAGTAcgccagacagagggaacagccagtgcaaaggtcctgaggcagggcCAAACCTGGCATGtttaaggaacagcaaggaggccagtgggtCAGAGAGGAACGagcaaaggagaagagaggaatgaTGCGGATGGAGGCATCAGCAGGGGCTGGGCAACACAGAGGAAGGTTTGAGCCCTTCTCAAACCCCAAATCTCCCACTTGTGTGAGAGATTCAAGGTAGAATACAGTGGGGACTTCCTGCCTCCATCAGAAAATCATGATACAGAGTGCTGTGTGcactaatggtggactccagggcCAAAGGAGGCTGGCAGCCAGGTCTCCTAAGGCAGGTGTGAGAGCAGCAAGTTTGGGGTCCTTGGTCTGACCCTAAAGTGGAAGAAACCCACgcatcttctctcccttctttcctccccagtCATTCCTGGAAGCAGCGACCTTGATGAGCCAAGTGTCGTACCAGCATCTCGTGTTGCTCCATGGCGTGTGCATGGCTGGAGACAGTGAGAGAcattccccgccccacccctgccctgcctcatTGAGCCCATCTAGAGCAGCAATAGCAGTACACATCCAGAGCCTGCCCTGGCTGGGGCTCCGTTCCACCAGGGTCTATCACCCTCCCCCTCAAATCTCCAAGCCTGTACCCGTCTCCCTGAATCATCACTCCTTGCGCAAGCAACTCCAGGCTCCCACCAATACCAGCCCCTCAAAATTATCtcgagtcaggcagacctgggttccaatctCACTCTGTTGCAGCTTTGCAAGGTCCACGCTACCTCTCCAAGCCTCGGTTCCATCAGTTCAGCTCAGCAGCTATTTATTGGGAGCCCAGTATGTGCCAGGAGCTGGGTGCCTAGCGTAGAACACGATAAGCTGAGCAGGATGATAAATGATTTAGTGTGATGGGGGCAGCGCAGGGCATTGTGGGTGATCAGAGGCAGCTAACCCAGCTTGGAGGTCAAGCAATGGTTCTGGGTAGGCAAGGATAAGTTCTAAGCTGGAAAGGCAAGGATAAATAGGCATTAGGGAAGTGAAGGAAGAGGGATGTTCCAGGCAGAAACACAGAACATGCAAAGGGCTGGAAGTGAGTCATGGAGGGAGCTTGGCACCTTCCAGGCATTTCAGACAAATGGTTCTGAGATGGGaaatggggaggaagagaggtgAGTAGGGTAAGGATGGAGGAATAGGGGAGGGAAAAGTCAGAGCTGAGAGTTCAAGGGACCCTTGAAGGTGGAGCTGGGGCAGAGCCTGTTTAACACAAGTGCAGTCCTACCTCCCAACCGTGCCCCTCCCTACTGCCACCAGGCATAATGGTGCAGGAATTTGTATACCTGGGAGCGCTGGACACGTATCTGCGCAAGTGTGGCCAGCTGGTGCCGGCCAGCTGGAAGCTACAGGTGATCAAACAGCTGGCTTATGCCCTCAACTATCTGGTGAGTGCTCCTCTGCTGCTCCAGCCTCCATTCACAGAGTGTACGGGGCTTTGAGAGTGGGCTCTGTCGTGTGGACAGGAGTTTGGCAAGGGTGCAAGGGGAGGGCATTTTAGACTGAGGGAACAGCATATAAACAGGTTCAGAGGTGTAAGAGCAGAAAGGAACAGCTTGTCATTCATGGAAATTGAGGGGAGTAGTGAGCAATGAGGCTGGCCAGGGGGGCAGGCTTCCCAGAAGAAAGAACATTAGAGTTGGGACCTTGAAGATTAAGTAGAAGTTCattaagaggagaaaggaaggagggcatGTCAGGCTGAGGGAACAGCCTGGGCAAAGGCTGCAGCTTAGAAGGTGTGTTGCCTGTCCTGGGGTGCACCAGGCAGGTTGCCTGGCAGGAGAACAGGGTGGAGATGTGGGAGAGAGAAGCTCATGGGAAGAGTGAACGAGAGCTGGATCTCAAAGGGCCTTGAGTGCCAGGCTGAGGACTTTGACTTTATCCTGAAGGGAGTGGGGAGCCATGGGATGGGGGAGCAATGTTTGAGAAGAGGGTGGGACACGGGGGTTGGACTGCCAATAGTCTAGGGAAGGTGCTGAAGTATGGCCTGAGCAGTACCAGGTGGGCTTTGAAGGATGTGCAGGAGTTTGCCAGCCAGaatattcattcatcattcttGGCATTTTCCTATGCTTGGTCCACTTAGGAAGACAAAGGTCTCCCTCACGGCAATGTCTCAGCCCGGAAGGTGCTCCTGGCTCGGGAGGGGGCTGACGGGAACCTGCCTTTCATCAAGCTGAGTGACCCCGGTGTCAGCCCCACTGTGCTAAGCCTGGAGAGTAAGTgctgaggggtggaggagggaggggcctaGTGAGGCAAGGAAGCAGATCCCTGACCCCATCCTTGCCTCTCCACCAGTGCTCACTGACAGGATTCCCTGGGTGGCCCCTGAGTGTCTCCAGGAGGCCCGAACACTTGGCTTGGAAGCTGACAAGTGGGGCTTTGGTGCCACAGTCTGGGAGGTGTTCAGCGGTGTCACAATGCCCATCAGCACCCTGGATCCTGCCAAGGTCAGAGCACGAGTATTGGCCGCTAGAGCTCTCATTTGACAGAAGGGTAGACTGAAGTCCAGCTTGGGGAGGATGGGGGTGTCTGGGGGTGCCTTCTGAGGGTGCACTGGGGCTgaccagcccctcctcctgccctcagaaGCTCCAGTTTTACCAGGAACGGCAGCAACTGCCTGCACCCAAGTGGATGGAGCTGGCCCTGCTGATCCAACAGTGCATGGCCTATGAGCCAGGCCAGAGGCCCTCTTTCCGCGCTGTCATCCGTGACCTGAACAGCCTCATCACTTCAGGTGCCCACTGGGccaggcagggtgggcagggccgGCATGTCATATTGGGCCCAGTAGGAGAGCGAGGTTTGCATGTAGAGCCTGCCCTGTGTGCCTGGCAAGGTTGGAATGGTTGGTGACTGTGACAGTCAGCACGAGTTTcaccagctgctgtaacaaacaggCCCCTCAATTCAAGATTGAATATGATGGATGTTTAGTTCTCATTCAGTGAGGGTGTCCAGGTCAACAAGAAACTCTCCCTTTGTGGTTCCCCCCATCCCATGGCCTCAGGCCCCTGCTGGATCCTCTGAAAACAAGAGAGAGAGTGTAGAAGGTCCCACCTAGGTTTCCATGGGCCGGGCCTAAGGGGGCATTCAGCATGTCTCTGTCCCATATCAGCCTGAGTTCAGTCATTTGACCATACCCCATGGCAGTGGAGTCTGGGAAATGCCCTTCTGTCTGTGTACAGCATGTGCACTGCATAAGAGGGCTGCCTTTGCCCAAGAGCACCTTTTTCCAGCCCCACAAAGTACCTCTTGGCTTGCAGAGGCCCTGCCATAAtgcacagagaggctaagcatTCAGatggaggtcacacagcaagtcagttaGGAGTGGGGGCTTAGGGCCCAATGCACTGCTCACTCACTGCCTGTGCCCCGCAGATTATGAGCTCCTCTCAGACCCCACACCTGGTGCCCTGGCGCCCCGTGATGGGCTTTGGAATGGTGCCCAGCTCTATGCCTGCCAGGACCCTACCATCTTTGAGGAGAGACACCTCAAGTACATCTCACAGCTGGGCAAGGTGAGGAGGGTTAGGCTGGGGTGGGTGAGGTAGCACCCATGCACGTGGACACCAGCCCTGCTGTCCCCCAGGGCAACTTTGGCAGCGTGGAACTGTGCCGCTATGACCCGCTGGGCGACAACACAGGTGCCCTGGTGGCCGTGAAGCAGTTGCAGCACAGTGGGCCAGAACAGCAGAGGGACTTCCAGCGGGAGATCCAGATCCTCAAAGCCCTCCACAGTGACTTCATTGTCAAGTACCGGGGTGTCAGCTATGGCCCAGGTGAGCCACCTCCCAAGTGGATGCTCTTCAAATCACACATCCTCATCCTTCTGCAGTACCATTTTAGGGTGGTCTGAGAACGCCAGTGCGGGTGCTACTgactggtctcttttttttttttttttttttcttttaattaatttttatcggcgtatagttgctttacaatgttgtgttagtttctgctgtacagcaaagtgaatcagctatacatatacatatatccccctgaCTGGTCTCGTTTATCCAGATCTAGACTGCCTTGGGCTCGACAATTTCCCCACCGGAAAAAATGGGTCATTATGAGGTTTAAAAGAATCAATGAATATTGTAGAAAGTACTCAAAAAGACATTAGCGATAAGCGGCACTGTTgcctttcccattttacagaaagcaATATTGAGGCGGGAGGGACACGAGGTCCCACTCTGAACTGGGAAGGAGAATGGGGAGGGGAGTAGACAAAGTTAGGCCCTGTGGTgactcctccctgcctcccccgcctcccccgcctcccctaGGCCGCCTGAGCCTGCGGCTGGTCATGGAGTACCTGCCCAGCGGCTGCCTGCGCGACTTCCTGCAGCGGCACCGCGCGCGCCTTGACGCTGGCCGCCTGCTCCTCTACGCCTCGCAAATCTGCAAGGTGTGGGTCGGAAGAGGGCGGGGCGCCCGGCAGACCTGCGGGAACTGACCTGGCTCGACCTGGGCAAGGTCTGCGTGGATTCGCCAGGAAGGCTGAGGGTTGAAGTTTGGGGTCCAGGTCAGGTTGGAAGTGGGGTTGAGTTAGGGCTAAGGTCAGGACTGGAGTGCAGGATGGGTCAGGGGTAGGGTTAGGCTTGGGGTCTGGATTGGGGCTGGTGTTGGATTCCATGTCAGACTGGGGCCCCTGCGGAGTCATCCTGGGGTCCATATTCCATGCCCTCCCGCAGGGCATGGAGTACCTGGGCTCCCGCCGCTGCGTGCACCGCGACCTGGCAGCCCGTAACATCCTGGTGGAGAGCGAGACGCATGTCAAAATCGCCGACTTCGGCCTCGCCAAGCTGCTGCCGCTCGACAAAGACTACTACGTGGTCCGCGAGCCAGGCCAGAGCCCCATCTTCTGGTAGAGACCtcgcccctgccccacccttcctccccactacccaggcccctcccctgctcccaccttcctggccccgcccctcctccccagggtctGGGGCCCGCCCCGGCCACGCCCCC from Balaenoptera musculus isolate JJ_BM4_2016_0621 chromosome 3, mBalMus1.pri.v3, whole genome shotgun sequence encodes the following:
- the JAK3 gene encoding LOW QUALITY PROTEIN: tyrosine-protein kinase JAK3 (The sequence of the model RefSeq protein was modified relative to this genomic sequence to represent the inferred CDS: deleted 1 base in 1 codon) — encoded protein: MAPPSEETPLIPQRSCSLSSSEAGALHVLLPPRGPGPPQCLSFSFGDHSAEELCVWAAKASGILPVYHSLFALALEDLSCWFPPSHIFSVEDAGTQVLVYRLRFYFPNWFGLEKCHRFGLRKDLASAILDLPVLEHLFAQHRNDLVSGRLPMGLSLKEQGECLSLAVLDLAQMALEQGQRPEELLKTISYKVCLPPRLRDLIQGLSFVTRRRIRRTVRRALRRLAACQADKHSLMAKYIMDLERLDPDRATETFRVGLPGAAGGQDAPGLLRVAGGSGIAWSPGEHEVLQPFCDFPEIVDISIKQAPRIGPAGEHRLVTITRTDNQILEAELPGLPAALSFVALVDGYFRLTTDSGHYFCEEVAPPRLLEQVAEQCHGPITLDFAINKLKTGGSLPGSYVLRRSPQDFDSYLLTVCVPTPLGPDYKGCLIRCDPTGTFSLAGLGRPHSSLRELLAAYWDGGLHVDGVELNLTFCCSPRPKEKSNLIVVRRDCNPPTSSPVQPQSQCQLSQMTFHKIPADSLEWHENLGHGSFTKIYRGCRHEVVDGEARETEVLLKVMDAKHKNCMESFLEAATLMSQVSYQHLVLLHGVCMAGDSIMVQEFVYLGALDTYLRKCGQLVPASWKLQVIKQLAYALNYLEDKGLPHGNVSARKVLLAREGADGNLPFIKLSDPGVSPTVLSLEMLTDRIPWVAPECLQEARTLGLEADKWGFGATVWEVFSGVTMPISTLDPAKKLQFYQERQQLPAPKWMELALLIQQCMAYEPGQRPSFRAVIRDLNSLITSDYELLSDPTPGALAPRDGLWNGAQLYACQDPTIFEERHLKYISQLGKGNFGSVELCRYDPLGDNTGALVAVKQLQHSGPEQQRDFQREIQILKALHSDFIVKYRGVSYGPGRLSLRLVMEYLPSGCLRDFLQRHRARLDAGRLLLYASQICKGMEYLGSRRCVHRDLAARNILVESETHVKIADFGLAKLLPLDKDYYVVREPGQSPIFWYAPESLSDNIFSRQSDVWSFGVVLYELFTYSDKSCSPSAEFLRMMGCERDAPALCRLLELLAEGQRLPAPPACPGEVHELMKLCWAPSPQDRPPFSALGPQLDALWSGGQG